The genomic segment TAGCCGAACAGAAGTGTCTACACAACTTCCACCATTTCGTAACATCtcggttatatatatttttaatgtttcacTTGAAAATTTGAGTTCAATCATTATTTCAGGGAATTTTACCCTCATCATCATATGCTGTATTTAAGAATGACatcaaagaaagaaacgaaTACACAATTAATAAAGACTACAAATTAATTTGAACTTACATGTGTTACATGCGCATCTAAATTTATGAATGAAAGTTAACAGTATAAATTGTATAATCGATGTTTCCTTCGAAGAGCTGCAAATTAATTTGAACTTCATTTAATTTGTATCATCTAATTTTCATTGACAAATAATTATTCCACCGTGTACTTTACATGTAAGATTAAATTCataaaatcatgaataaaaatgttatataatataggcaaaaataaaagttttaaaagttgtaTCCACGTTTGTATATGTTTCGGGTTCAAGTTCCAGTTACTAATTTCTTCAGCCAATGTCatcatatacataatacatcTTCTCATATTTACCAAAGATATCGTATCATTCAATAATTTAATGGACAGTAACTgagtataataaaaaataaaaattttacttattATAAAACTTGTTGtaaagtttgacaaaaaaaaaaaaaaaacttgttgtAAAATGAATGTCAATAATTAACCTGTGTGTAGTATTGATCAAGGGAGATAAGACATGAGATCAAGTCTGTCCGTACAGGCGTCCGTACGAGTGTCTGATCAATAATGACAAGTGGGATGTAGTCCAAGTTGCAGTATGAGGAACAAATAATGACAAGTGGGATGTAGTCCAAGTTGCAGTATGAGGAACAGAGGCCTTAAGGGAATCGAGATTGATAAGAGGAAGAATCTAGAAGAGGTAGATTCCCCCAGAGGCCTATCTTCTCTATTAAGTAATTCTCTTATATTCCGCAATTCTAACATAGTATCAGAGcaaggttgttgttcttgacaaTATGAATCTTCTATTCTcttgtcttctctctttattCTCTTTATTCTCAAACTGAAAcattctctcttgttcttctctaGTCTTTCGTTTACAGTTTATTCCCGATTAAAAGGTTTATCCAACGGTCTATAGCATACAACCATGGAAAACTCGAAACCTTTTGTGCTACCTACGGTTCTCAAAGGAGGGAACTATCTCTTTTGGTCAAGAACCACCAAAACTGCATTACGTGGCCGCAGACTCTGGAGCCATATTGAAGGTGGAAAAGCTCCAAAGAAAGCCACCAAGAACGAGGAGAAAGAAatcatcaaagaagatgaagaggaggctaaactcgaagaagaagccaaatggttccaagaagaccaaACCGTCCTCTCCATTCTCCAAAACTCTCTTGAAGCTccaattcttgaagtttactCATACTGTGAGACGGCTGGTGAACTATGGGAGACTCTCAAGAACGTCTTTGGCAACATCTCCAACCTGACTCGTGTCTTTGAAGTTAAGAAGTCTATCAACGACCTGACTCAAAAGGATATGGAGTTTAACAAACATTTCGGTAAGTTCAGATCTCTGTGGGCCGAGTTTGAAATGCTTAGGCCAAACACCATGGATCCAGCTGTGCTCAACGAGCAAAGAGAATAAGACAAAGTCTTTGCTCTGCTGCTCACACTCAATCCTACCTTCAATGACCTCATCAAACACATCCTAAGGTCTGACAAACTCCCTAGTCTTGATGACGTGTGTGCACAGATCCAGAAAGAGCAGGGTTCACTTGGTCTATTCAGTGGTAAAGGAGCGTTAGTCACGGCCAACAAGGGAATTTTCAAGCCAGAGGATCGAAGACCAAAAGGAGGGTGTGAACATTGCAAGAGAAAAATTCACACTAAAGACAAATGCTGGTTCCTTCATCCTCACCTAAGGCCGAGTAACCTCAACAAGCCAAGTAacctcaacaacaacagagaTCCGAGAGAAAATCTCACCCACTCAAAGGATGAACAAGGACAAGCTACCTCATCGAAGAGTGGAGAAGAGACTTGTTAGGCTTTCCAAGCCCAAGCCAACTcccctattagtatgatattatCCGCTTTGGCCCCAGGCAGCAAAGCCCGCACATATTTCTTATTTGGCTCCTTCCCAAAAGGCCTCATACTAATTAGAGttggtcttggcttatatatcagaaacttattttctaatcttcagatatgagacatttttttgtatctcAACAAACCTCCCCTCAAACTATGTACCACGATACTTTGGCCTCCCCTTCAGCGAAACCAAGGTACCTAGTCTCCGGTACCCCTTTTTATTCCTGAAGTATTCTTGAAGCACCCTTAATCATGTCATCTTTTTGAGAGATCCTCCCACACAGAGCCCACACCCACTCCCTTAGGTCCACTTTTCGAcctaagctctgataccaattgttgggctttccaagcccaagccaactcccctattagtatgatattgtctgCTTTGGGCCCAGGTGGCAAATCTCGCACGGATTTGTTGAGAATCGCAGACCCTGATTCACCTCTGTAGTGAACCGCATACCGCGACTCTGCCCATAATCCTCTTCTACTTCACATATCAAtatgcataacataaacataacacagagatttaacgagttccctTCATGCATAGGATACATCccgtgtgggaaccttctcccacaaacatccactatcaatGAACCAAGATTTACACTAGTGTTTCATATACAAGTTTAGAGAGCAACTtgaaagaaacctgaagaagaaaatacataatagatctagcttttcttcttcccctctctctgtttttggttCAACTCTCCCCTCCATGTATAACCTGAAACACCTCCAAaaccccaaagaagcagctcTACCTTCATCCTACAGCGGCCACCAACATAGGATATTGTGATGCAGACTATGCTGGTGATACGCTGGATAGACGATCTACCACAGGGTATTGTACGTTCATTGGAGGCAATCTAGTCACATGGAAgtccaagaaacaaaaggtggtgTCATGTTCTAGTGCTGAAGCCGAATATAGAGCCATGAGGAAGCTAACTAATGAGCTGACATGGCTTAAGGGTCTCCTCAAAGACCTTGACATTGAGTCAAAGAAGCCAATTATCATGCATTGTGAAACTGAAGCTGCCATTCATATCGCCACCAACCCGGTTTTTCACGAGAGAACTAAGCACATTGAAGTAGACTGCCACAAGGTtcgagagaagattgaagaaggtgtAACACTACCATGCTACCCTCCAAGTAAGGATCAACTGGCAGACATATTCACTAAGGCTGCATGTCCGAAGGTTTGCGAACATATTCATGGCAAACTTGGGCTTGTAGACTTTACTCGCCCATGATCGACTCCTCTAACACATggacatcacactctttttcccttaacatagttttgtcccatgaggttttttatgttaaggtttttaatgaggtggtgCTTCATGTGTTCCAAGCTTAGTCATTTCATTAgactaagcttgagggggagtattgatcatgAATCACCAAGAGGCCGAATCGTGTCTGTACGGTTGTCCGTACAAGGTTCGATAAGGCTGAGTCCTACCAAGACATATGGAAGGGAGTAGAGGCCTGGTCTTCTAAGGCCCATAAGAAGAATCTAGAAATCTCATTATAGCCGTTAGAAGCTAAGGAGGGAGCATAGTCACGGGTTGGCTTCGTCCTAGGAGACCATGACCGGTCACTATCACCGTTGGGAtcacccctctctctctctttatgtcccTATCACCTAGTTGTCGACTAAAATGTGTGTAGCCCTAGTTTTTATTCTCCTATTTAAAGGTTGTAGCCGACATATTAATACTTACACTAATGGAATTCTATTCTAccattattctctttgttcttcactcATTTCACTACTCTCAATCTCACATTTCTTTCTTCACTTCCGCTTaaactaacatggtatcagagcaagtttATTGATCTTTGATTCTCTAaactcactcttcttcttctttgctacTCTTATACTCTCATACTCTCGCCTATACTCTCATACTCCCACCTCGACTCTCGTTACTATGTTTCTCAAAACGTTTATTAtggataacaacaacaaaccagtTGTTACTCCAGTGGTGCTCAAAGGAGCAAATTACTTGTTgtggaaaagaaccacaaagaccgctCTTAGTGGCCGGGGTTTATGGATCCATGTTGAAACAGACCAACTCCCCAAGAAAGCTATCAAAGAATACGGTAAGGAtggaaaggaagaagacaaggaggctgatcTCGAGAAGGAAAtcaagtggttccaagaagattagaccgtgcttgccattctccAAAACTCGCTGGAAGCACCAATCCTTAAAGCCTACTCATACTGCGAGACGGCCAAGGAACTTTGGGAGACGCTTGCGAATGTCTATGGGAACGTGACCAACTTGACTCGAgtgtttgaagtcaagaaggcaATTAACGGTCTccaccaagaagacttggagttcacgAAGCACTTTGGAAAGTTCAGGTCACTTTGGGCCGAACTTGAGATGCTCCGACCAAGCACAATCGATCCGGCTATCCTAAATGAGAGAAAAGAGCAAGATAAGATCTTTGGTCTCCTCCTCACTCTGAATCCGGCGGTTAATGATCTCATCAAACACATCCTTAGAGGCGACAAGTTACCTACTCTTGATGATGTGtgttcaaaagttcaaaaggaacaaggtTCACTTGGCCTATTTAGTGGCAAGGAGGAACTGGCCATGGCTAACAAGGGTGTCTACAAGCATGAGGACAAAAAGGTGGTGATATGCGACCATTGCAAGAAGAGGGGCCACAACAAGGACAAATGTTGGATTCTTCATCCCCATCTCAAGCCTGCCAAGTTCAAGGCTAATCTCTCGCAAGATGGACCAAGTGGTCAGGGTACCGGTGCAGCAAACCAAGGAGGCGCTACAGCTATGTCAGCTTCCTATGGGGATCTTGTGAGGAAATCAGACCTAGCGGCTCTCATCAGATCCATCACTGCACTCAAGGACTCTGGTATCACTTTCTTGGCCTTTAAACCTAGTATGTCTCTTGTTGTAGACTCGGgagcttctcaccatatgataagtaaccctagtcttataaacaacataaaaccggctgTGGGAAATGTAATTATTGCCAATGGTGATCGTATCCCTGTTAAAGGAGTAGGAGACTTGAAACTATTTGATAAGAATTccaaagctttctttatgcctacaTTTACATCTAATCTGTTATCGGTTAAGAGAGCTACTACTGATCTGAATTGTTATACTATATTTGGacctaatagtgtacattttcaggatattgagactggaaagATTCTTGGAGAGGGGGATGCtagaggagatctctatgtcctagagaacACTTCATCAAGTTCTTCTAATGCTTTTTCGCTTATGTCAAACCTTAGTAGTATTTCAAGTGATGtatggcatgctagactaggccaCCCTCACTCTCGTGCTTTTGAACTAATGTTGCCtagtgtttcttttgataactcaagttatgagtcttgtattcttggaaaacattgcaagtctGTTTTTCCTAAATCTACTACCATATATGAGCATTGCTTTGATCTAATACATtatgatgtttggacatctccctgcctatctagagataataacaagtattttgtgaccttCATTGATGATAAATCTAAGTACACTTGGTTAACCTTGTTACCTTCTAAAGATAGAGTTTATGAtgcctttgttaattttcagaattatgttactaatcatttcaatgctaaaattaaGGTACTAAGATTggataatggaggagaatacacAAGTCACAAACGTAAAGAACACTTAGCAAAACACGGCATACTACAACAAACAAGCTGCCCCTATacgcctcaacaaaatggagtggcaGAAAGGAAGAACCGACACCTTATGGAAGTTGCCCGGTCAATGATGTTCCACACAAATGTCACCaagaggttttggggagatgctTTGATGATGGCGTGTTACTTGATCAATAGAACACCAACAAAAGTCCTACAAGATGTGTCACCTTatgaggtattaaacaaaactaaaccttCATTGGATCACTTACGGGTCTtcggttgtgtttgttttgtcttgatACCAAGTGAACAAAGAAGTAAACTTGACGCCAAGAGCATCAAATGTATGTTTCTCGGATACTCAAAAAGCCAAAAGGGGTACAAGTGTTATGATCCGACCAACGGCCGTATACTTATATCTCGGGATGTAAAATTTATAGAAGGCCTTGGGTACTACCAAAAGAAGGATTGGGAAAGCTTGAAGGACTTATCTCACTTCAACTCGGATCGTGCAGCCAACTTACGTCATCTCCTTGATC from the Camelina sativa cultivar DH55 chromosome 12, Cs, whole genome shotgun sequence genome contains:
- the LOC104733420 gene encoding uncharacterized protein LOC104733420, with protein sequence MDNNNKPVVTPVVLKGANYLLWKRTTKTALSGRGLWIHVETDQLPKKAIKEYAPILKAYSYCETAKELWETLANVYGNVTNLTRVFEVKKAINGLHQEDLEFTKHFGKFRSLWAELEMLRPSTIDPAILNERKEQDKIFGLLLTLNPAVNDLIKHILRGDKLPTLDDVCSKVQKEQGSLGLFSGKEELAMANKGVYKHEDKKVVICDHCKKRGHNKDKCWILHPHLKPAKFKANLSQDGPSGQGTGAANQGGATAMSASYGDLVRKSDLAALIRSITALKDSGITFLAFKPSMSLVVDSGASHHMIRVGDLKLFDKNSKAFFMPTFTSNLLSVKRATTDLNCYTIFGPNSVHFQDIETGKILGEGDARGDLYVLENTSSSSSNAFSLMSNLSSISSDVLRLDNGGEYTSHKRKEHLAKHGILQQTSCPYTPQQNGVAERKNRHLMEVARSMMFHTNVTKRFWGDALMMACYLINRTPTKVLQDVSPYEVLNKTKPSLDHLRVFGCVCFVLIPSEQRSKLDAKSIKCMFLGYSKSQKGYKCYDPTNGRILISRDVKFIEGLGYYQKKDWESLKDLSHFNSDRAANLRHLLDHLGITTQSSQLEPSEANHQNILTSSSPRGTTPDVSDPTEDLTESVPTSTEDVQTEPVALDNDNGDDNDDGVILDAPISQSVQPRRSERLKTIQPRRSERLKTVKRVYYNNQAVAHPI